Below is a genomic region from Halictus rubicundus isolate RS-2024b chromosome 11, iyHalRubi1_principal, whole genome shotgun sequence.
GCGGATTGCTCGATCATTCTCTCATTCGTTGTATTATACGAGTGTATTACGGATTGTACTTAATCTTTTTCACCGATTCTTTAGAAGCGTATCGAATTATTAACATATTTCTCTGTTATTAGATATAATCATGTACCGATCATTAAAATAGCAGGAAGAAAAGGGCgaatcaattgcaaaatgatATTAACATAACGAGTATATAATTCAGATGCTTTGTACTTTACGAATGTATTCCTTTTTCAGTTAATGTAAAATAACACATGCAATAATAATAAACTAATGTTAACAGACCAATGTTACAGTTCTGCGAGGAAGAATTAATTTGAAATAAACTTCCAACTAATTACGCTATTATCATTCATACAACCAACCCTGCAAGTCTTCACGCATAAACATTTCATTAGGGTATGTACATTTAATTAATAAACATTTGTCTACGTGTACTGAAATCCAACCACAGATTGTTAACAATTTAATAACTAAAAGCAGAgatttgtattttaaaaattgtatctagaatttaaaataattatttattatccaGTACcacgaataaaattaaaataaattgttttcttttatctaAAAAATAGTTTAGTATTTTTTCTTTGAATTTTACCTATCTGTAATTGAATTTCAGTGTATAAtacataattttaaaaaagctgaaattatttttatgaaagCATCCTCAGTGGAAATTAAATGAACCTGAAATGAAAAATGACCTAGCATGGTGGGGGTAGCATGCAAAAAATAGCAATAAAATGGAGCTTGGTGGGGAGGACCGACTTTGTCAGTAGAAACAAAAATCGAGCGAATCAGTTTCCTTTTAAACCGTGTGGAGGAACAATACTTTATCGTCGGGTCCGAACCACTTCCGGTTAAAATAAATCCTGAAATTTTCAACGCGTTCCGTGTTGACTGTTCATAGTgctcttattttttattttattattcgttCAGCCCgaagaaaattgtgatttaccactcgtatttttttttttgtttacagGTATGGTAAACAAGTAGCATAATTCAATTGAAACCTAAGCGAGTCACATGTTTGCGAAGCTGGTGTCACTTGTCggttacaattttgtaaatattttgcgCGTGACGGTTGCACCATGTTGTGAAACTTTTCCTTACACGTGCGTTAGATTTTGGATTACAaaaacatctaaaaaaattgtttagtgTCACGAATTAAGAAATTTTTGTTGTATCTActagttaaaatttttgttaaatattgtgTTAACGTAATTGTAGTTTTCGTTGTTCTCTTTTCAAGGTGTTTATgttcttttttatttcataGTTAATTTCCGTCTGTGGTCTCTATGGCATTCTCGCTGAAACATTTTCCATCATCTTTAACAAAAAGTGTATTGTGTCTTGGATATGCAACAGATTTCGTGATCGGTAAGTACTTGCACTAACTTTGCattatttattaacattttaattaTTGCTGTATAATAGAACACAATCCTTTCTATTAATAATACCCCACTTATTAATAATTACGTGCAAACGATCCATATAAAAATCATGTACTTTGGTAAAAGCaacattatttacattataGAATTCTTATTACTTAATTTTTGCTTGCACAAAAAACAATTTTGGCGCAATTAAGTCATGCTTTAAGGATATTAGATCATCAGTTACTAgcctaatattttttttaaatattcaaattatCGATACACaaaaatttcgatttgatcTGAATCGACGTTCGAATTTTGGCGCGCATCCGCAACACTATGATAAGCACTCAGACAGTACCCCGGTAATGGTATCTCCAGTGTTTAAGAAATACACAAGTGTCAATTTCAAAAATGTCGGTCACACTGAGCAGAAGAGTTTTAACCAATTTTTGTGAATATCATCTCAGAAAATTTCCAATACGAACGAGGGTGATTAAATTCAGCACCACAGCGAAGTATAACAAACCTAACCTAGACAGCAAGAACGATCCGGCTTCTGAAACAATTTCTGCCGCAGTGCTGAAATACTTTGGCGGTCCTCTGGTTGTGGATCATTTTGAGCCTCCAAAAATATCACAACCGAACGAAGTAagttcgcaaaataaaaataaaccaCGTGGAAAAAATCTGAgaccaaaatgaaaaataagaaatattataccCCTGGTCCTGAACACTAAATCAGAACAATGATTTACACCGCCAGGTCGTCGTAGACGTGCAGTATAGTACCCTGAGTGCATCAGACGTCTTGCTAGCCGACAATTCGTACACCTTTCAACCAAATTTGCCAATGATACTTGGTCAGGAGTTTGCTGGCAAATTGGTCCAGGTTGGAGAGGAGGCACAGAAAAGTGGGTACAAGGTCGGGGACAAGGTGGTTGCACTCAACAAAGACTGTTTCGGGGGTCTCAGTGAACAGTGCATAGCTAACGTCGAAGTAAACAACTTTGTTCAACTGATCATCCCTGTTTTTATACAATGAAATACAAGCAACCCTTGCAGGACATTTGGAAGCTACCAGCCGAGGTTAAGACCATTGATGCAGTTAGTCTGATCGATGACTATGTCACGGCAATGCTTGCATTAGAGAGCAAAGTTATCCTCCAGGAGGATGAtatcattattattaatgtGGGGATGAGCAGCATTGGCCTGGCTGCTGTTGACCTTGCTGCTAATGTTTACAAAGCTAAGGTTAGACCCTAAGCACTAACAAGAGACATAACAGACCCAGATACACTAATTCTGATGAAATTTATGGGTGGCATAGTttctgaaaaaatgtttaacatgtatttatttttatctgcAATTTCTGGGTAAAATTTTGTCAAAATATGTTAAGAGGTAGAGGACTGTTAGAGCAATCATTGATCCAGGTGATAGGGGTCTGTGCTACCGAAGAAGGGGCAGACCTAGCCAGAGGCAAGGGTACAGTCCTCGCGACCTTGAAATACAAGGAAGGCAAGGTAATGAAACAATTAGAGGAGATAGCAGCTGAGAAAGACATTAAGGCTATTTTTGCTGATGCTGATGGGGAGCACTTGAAACAAGTGATGAGCTGGTAAGATGATAAGTGTCTACAGTGAATTGGTAATTTAAAAATCACAATGATTCTTACGCGAGGCTTTGATCAGGTAATGAATAGTGGCAGCAGGTGTGTCGTGTTTTCAGCTTCACCAGTATCTACAAAAGCGGCGCGACAATGAAAGACTTGTTGCGAGACGACAACTTTGCTGTAGTTGTACATCACTTATCTCGCGAAGGTATAAATCGATAAAATAATTCTTCAAGTATAGGataactttattttttattaataactaTCTTCAAGGCCGGTTAATAATTGCTGGATCAACTGCGACCATAACGGAGACCGATGCGGATCGTTTCAGGGTAACTGGGTTCAGTTTGAGAGAGTACAAGGAAAAGAAACCCGAGGAATATCGGTACACacattattttcataaatgGAGGGATTGTTATTTTATGTTTACTCTGTTTGTTTAAATCAGTCAAGCTGGCGACGacgttctacaatttttcgagGAGGGTCACATTAAACCCACCTGCGCGCTCACTGTCGGACTGTGCAATATAAACGATGCAATGGGTTTCGTACATAACAGCAAATCACCTGGAAAAGTGAGTGACTTGTAGGGACAGACttgagataaaataaaaatgaattgttcAATTCACAGGTCATAGTCGATATAAGGAACAAGGAAGATAAAGCAGAATTAGTGAAGAAAGAATAATGCGAAAGACTTATTACATTAATAAAATACATGACATTGTTAAAAGTGTTACACAGAAATTCTGTTAACGAAGCAGATAGAGGAGCGCTTTATCAAGCCTGTTCATTAATTAATTAGACCACATTAACGCACTGTACAGtaataaactattttttacgCCTCTACAACAAAAAATAGCGTTTCTATTATTTAGTTAATTTTGTCTGTAACGTCGCGTGAGTTGGGACGTAACGAGATGCTCGGGAGCAGTCGAGGCTATTGTATTAGAGATCTCATTGGCTGATATGGCGCTGTCATCTAGCGGTTGGGCGTGGAAGTATAGTACTTCCTCCTTAGCATCGTCTCTACGATTTAGCCAATAGGGTTGGAGATAAAATTGCTTTCACCGATTTTTAAAgtctcgttgtgttttataaataACGTGACATTATGGGGGGAAGGTTCTAGGCCGTAAAGCAATTACTTTTTAGTATTCTAAAATGTTTCCTTCAGTCCTAACTTAATTATAAGTGCCAcaagaaaatataaatgttgCTTATTTTAGAAATAGAGTAGTACTACCGAAGAATTTTGATCGCATTTTTCCCATGATCATTTCCAAGGGTCCACGTGGTGCTCAACGAGACAACAGAAAATTGCACGCATACGATTGTTCCTCGGTAGCGGCGTACCAACTGGGCCGCGGTCATTATCGGTTGCCCAATGTCCTTTTATCGAAACTAGAGCGTTTTGTTGCGGCGCTACCGAATGGCGATCGAAACCCGAAGTAAAAGTCCTGAGAACGTTCGCTCgtcaattataaatatgttcCCCGAATGGTAGCAAAGAATTTTGCATTAGCATACACCGATTTCAGCTGGCCAATAAAACTGTGGTTGCGGCAACAGTGACACtaaaaatcaaaaatcaaaTTCTCACCGAACTAGCTACACCGACATGGTTGAAGTACATCAAATTCTTCAAATTGAAAATTCGACCGTTCTCCAAATTAAAATTCTCAACAATTGATAtaattttacaattgaaaattttattttttcaaagttaaatATCTCAGGAACTAAGGGCGGTACAGAAAAATGGTTTTCGGATTCGCGTTCAGCACGAGAAACCCTACAAGAATTGCCGGTTGCTTTTTGAAAGGAAAAAGGAATATCTGACTGACATAATCTACAAATGGATTTGAACAGCGTGGGTGTTGTCGACTAACAACGGCTAACTTCGCTGAAGGCAAAATCGGACGGCTTTATCGTTCGATCTggcaaaattgtttttcttttatacATGGTTGCGCGGTCCAGTTTTTGACCTGATTATTTCATCGCgcgaaggtcaccttgaaaatTTATATAGGCGAGGAATGCGGAGCGCATTCCGGAGGTGCGTTTCGCGCTTCGTTCCGAGACGAAGGCCAATTAGAACGCCTTCGTATCGTTAATCATATGGCCGGGCCCGGGGTTCAAGGTAGCACCCCCCGGGGTAATCGTGGGTGTGGTATAGCGCGCGATTTCAAAATTCAATTGTCCAGTCCGGCTACGGGTATATATGTATCGGTCTCTCGGAGTCCTTATGTAAATGTTGCTTTCTCTAGAAAACCTTGCGACCGACGGTGTCACACACCGGCGGTCTGGGGGGAGACGGAAAAATTACGAACACTGCTTTTGCCTGTATTTTAACGGTGATTTATGTCCCGCATAGTCCGCCGGTTTCTTTCGACCGGCAGGCCGGTCACTTCGTCATCGATTTAGGTATTGTGCCGATTTCTTTCGCAACGTTTCTTGCTCTTTTCCTGCCGCGGTCAGATCGACGCTCAATATGAGATCTTTTCGCGCCGCcatgccgagccgagccgcagCGCGCACCGATCGAACGATTCCGTTAAACTGCATTCCGTACGAGTGATTCTAATTGCATTAGGCTGGCCACTGCCTGCAGGGGGCCCTTCCACGAATCGCAGAATTGATTGACCCTTTACATTTCCATTTTTATCGAATCTATAGCTGACAGACTTAATCAATTGAAATTGATTCGGTATACCCTGGAAAAACACGCTCGCAGTTTGTCTCGGCAAAGATTG
It encodes:
- the LOC143359237 gene encoding quinone oxidoreductase-like protein 2 gives rise to the protein MSVTLSRRVLTNFCEYHLRKFPIRTRVIKFSTTAKYNKPNLDSKNDPASETISAAVLKYFGGPLVVDHFEPPKISQPNEVVVDVQYSTLSASDVLLADNSYTFQPNLPMILGQEFAGKLVQVGEEAQKSGYKVGDKVVALNKDCFGGLSEQCIANVEDIWKLPAEVKTIDAVSLIDDYVTAMLALESKVILQEDDIIIINVGMSSIGLAAVDLAANVYKAKVIGVCATEEGADLARGKGTVLATLKYKEGKVMKQLEEIAAEKDIKAIFADADGEHLKQVMSCFTSIYKSGATMKDLLRDDNFAVVVHHLSREGRLIIAGSTATITETDADRFRVTGFSLREYKEKKPEEYRQAGDDVLQFFEEGHIKPTCALTVGLCNINDAMGFVHNSKSPGKVIVDIRNKEDKAELVKKE